TTCATCTTTTGTTTTGGCTTTCTTTGTTTCCATTCGCGACCGGGTGGATGGGGGAGAATCAGTTCGCCGCCGCTCCCATGGCGCTCTACGGTGCCGTGCTCTTCATGGCAGCGATCGCCTACTTGCTCTTGCAGCATACCATCATTGCATCACAAGGTCGTGACTCGTTGCTGAAAGTTGCCGTGGGTCAGGACTGGAAGGGAAGGCTGTCGGCCTTCCTTTACGCCATCGCCGTCGCTGCCTCTTTCCTGTCACCTTGGATTGGCGGTGGCATCTACGTGATCGTTGCCCTCATGTGGCTGGTGCCGGATCGGCGCATTGCGGATGCTCTTGTCAGCAAGGAAACATAACCAGGGGTTGCCGTGGAGGGCCCAACAACGGGGCTGCTGGGTTCCCTCGTCGCTGCGCGCCTCGGCGCCCGCTCAACCCCAGCCTTAGGCAGCGCATCATGTTTCCGGAGCACTCATGTTGAACGACGACGTCTACGCAGCGGGGTTACTGAAGCCGGCTTTGGATCCGGCCACGCAGCCGCCCGAGATCCAAGCCTTCTTGCGCGCTGAACACGACCTTCTTCACGACGTGATCACGGAAGGCATGCGGGTGATTGACGTTGGCTGCGGGACCGGACGGCATTTGCTCGAGCTCAACGACCGTCTCCGACTCGGGCTCGGGGTGGACTATGAGCATAGCTATATCGTTGAGGCAGACCGTCTGATCAAAAGGAGGAGCTATGAGACGAACAGCTCTGATGTTGGCGCTGACCTTGGCACTTGGAATCGCGGTGGGGGTCCTCGGAGAGCAAATCCTAAATGCCCAACAGGTGTCCGACCCGCGGGTCGCGGACCTCGTCCGGGCCGGTAGGGTTCGAGTGGGGCTGGGCTTGGCTGCATCGTTCGCCACGAAGGACCCGGTGACTGGTGAGTTACGGGGGGTGGCAATGGACCTCGCTCGCGCACTCGCAGCGCGCCTCGGGGTTGAGGTCCTGCCGGTCGAATATTCGAGCCCTGGCAAGATCCTCGAAGGTCTCAAGGACGGCGCGTGGGACATGGGGTTTCTAGGGATCGACCCCTCTCGGCTCGCTCAGGTAGACTTCTCCCCCCCATATCTGCAGGAGGACTGGACCTATTTGGTGCCGGCTGGCTCCTCAATCCGCAACGTCACCGACGCGGACCAGCCCGGGGGGCGCATCGCGGTCACGCGCAATAACGCCGGAGACCTCGTTTTGAGCCGCATGCTAAAGCGAGCTGAACTGGTACGCGTCGAGACACCAGGCGCCGCCCTCGACGCACTGCGCGCCGGAAATGCCGACGTGTTGGCAGCCCCCCGCACGGCGCTGCT
The sequence above is a segment of the Candidatus Methylomirabilis sp. genome. Coding sequences within it:
- a CDS encoding transporter substrate-binding domain-containing protein, whose amino-acid sequence is MLALTLALGIAVGVLGEQILNAQQVSDPRVADLVRAGRVRVGLGLAASFATKDPVTGELRGVAMDLARALAARLGVEVLPVEYSSPGKILEGLKDGAWDMGFLGIDPSRLAQVDFSPPYLQEDWTYLVPAGSSIRNVTDADQPGGRIAVTRNNAGDLVLSRMLKRAELVRVETPGAALDALRAGNADVLAAPRTALLQSSARLPGSRVLEDRFHATFIAMVVPKGQAGRLAYFSDFIEEAKASGLVQRAIERAGLRGVQVAPAGNPSTQ